The nucleotide window AGTGGATACaaaaaagtgcaaacaaaaaaaataaaagctttattttcatgtaaaggcaggtttaaaaaatattaaatctcAGTTTTTAATTAGTTGAAAGGTCAAATATATTAAGCTGTGCCtcccaaaataataataataaaaacacatttcccttAAATTAGGTAGAACTGGTTTTGTGTATTGCGTGATTTTCCTTCCCAGGTAAAATAAGGCCCAATTAGCCACACGTCACAATAAATTAACataacatagaaaaataaataaattatgcttaaaaactaaataagaaacaactgtactttaaaaaataaaaaggataaataacATCCCAACACTTGTTTTCATGGTGGACATTGTGtagtttcttaaaaatgtatgcaaaagttaggaaatatttaatatatttttctaaatatataaaataaattcttcaaaattTCACCTTCAAATATCACAGCTTCTATGGAAATTAGGATGTCTGCATGAAAAGTCTAaaacttttgacctttttccaCTACTTGACAAACGAGTATAAATAAGACTATTTAATAGCACTGGTAAACATTGGCAGAGAGTTTATTTATCTTGAAATATTgctaaaatttaaattgaagAAGAGGCCTTAAATTGTTATTTGGTGCTTTCTGGAAAGGCAAACACATCTATAGTTTTTATGAGTGTAACCCAGcttacaaaaaatgtgattgcTTAACCGTAAATGAATGACAGCTGTGTACTACTGTGTACTTTGGAGTAACTCTTGTTTTTTCAGATCATTCATCCAGCAGTTCAGATGGCCTTCTGTACCCAAATAGTAAAAAGTCTCTTTCATATAGTTTGTACAGCTTCCTCCTGTCTTCCAGTGGTACACTTTGAAACCAGTCCTCAACAGAATTGCGAGAAGTCATATTTTCATAGGAAGGAGGAAACTTGATATCGTCTTCCAGCTTTAAGatcttcagcagctcctgagCATCTTCTTGAAGAGTCTCTTGATGGCCGACGAGGTCATATCtgacaagaaaaaatataaaaatgcagttttatcataaatctttttaaaattaattttatatgaAGTTGCAGGTTACAGTTGTCAGGTTTTCCTTACTCAACGAGGCAGGGGTGGCACAGGCGAAACATCTGCCTCCAGTGGGGCTCAAAGGgctcttttttctctgtttttggaTCCAGTAGGTACTGAATGAAGTTATAGAATGACGGTTGAAGACCGCGCTCCTTAGCCACTTCATGGTTGTAAGGCAGATTTgtcaggtttttgtaaaattgcaaAATGACTCTCACATAACCCTCATAGAAATATTGGTTATACTGCTGCATCTTGTCCCTATAGGCGGAGATGAGGCGGACAAATGGATCGCGGACAAACAGGAACTTGGTGTAATGATTTAGTTTTGCCTgcagaacaaataaatacacatgAATCTTCAATGAATTTCAGGGCATTCTTAAAGTTGTTACACAAACTGACCTTTCTCTCTGCTTGTGGAAAGTCTTTTAAGAGCTTGAATCTATCGAAATGATGAACCCAGTTATGTTCGAAGGACATGGGGTCAGGATAAGGCTCACTGTTGTTTAAAGCTATTAAGGTTCTCTTCCAGTTGGTACAAGCCACCTGCAGGGAATGAAAgtgtattttaaattataatcttAGTAAAGTACCCATCATAATCTTGTCACTATTTAAattatacatacatacatgtatatatatatatatatatatatatatatatatatatatatatatatatatatatatcaaccTAATTGCCAGTGAACCTTGTTATTAGCAATGCTTAAcatgttttcctcctttttgacctagcttaaaaatgttagcccaaaacgaaaaaaaattTCGCCTCAGGCATAAATGGATTTATTTACTGTCCGTTTATAATCTAGCCAAATATGTAATTAGTAAGCATTAATTGTAAAACATAGCAaaaatgttacactttttcGTACACAACTACTTTACACAAAATAAGAACGGCTATGTGTGCTAAACGCTTTTGAGCTTGTTCAGTCaatcaatttataatttatatagcacctttgaCAGCAGGAGCAACAAAAGTGCTGAGcataaaatcaaagaacaataaaatacagaacagaaacaataaaagtcattaaaacaattaaacagtaaaagcaataaaacaataacaagaTTGAAATCTTCTCACTGGAATTAAGAGACTGCTTCCCCTTTTCAGAAACCACGTAAAACTGTAGCAATCTAATtatttactaatacattttacagtatgtgaactgtatcagattaacataaatatattcaaaacatgtagtaaattattaatgtatttctaaagaaatatgtataaatgtgtaaacacaaaagaggatcgaaagattagaaaaaaataaaaatcaaatcgatccaggttcttgtgaatcaaatcaaattgtttctggaaattattattatcgACACCCATCCCTACATTTAAGTTGCCACAGGGTGGCATTTTGAGATAAGTGACCACAATATAACCCTTTCTTGGGACAGCCTAATAACTCGACACGAgataaaggctttttttttaacacaacaaactaaacttatagattttttttgagtAAGAACCAATAAATActgtgtacatatatatatgtagattatatatatatatatatatatatatatatatatatatatatatatatatactccatatatatttaaacagtaaatatatatactgtgtacatatataaatacagtacatatatatacactccatatatatataaacagtatatatatatatatatatatatacacatatatttaCTGTacatatatacgtatatatatatatactctatatatatataaacagtatatatatatatatatactgtgtacatatatatatatactgtacatatatatatacattagaAGTTCAGTCGAAACACACAAAAGTTCATGTGACATGAGAACCAAAACGGCGAATGCAGGATCATTAAGCTGATTCAGTTTCTATGTATAAACTATTTTACAGCAGAGCTGTCCCAGCTGATGTCAACATACGAGCTGCACCACTTATTAACTAGTCATAAAAATGACATGAGAACTGATCCTTTAACTTTAGATTGTTTGTACTTACTTGCTACCCAGAACGGTACCTGTTTAAACAGGATCAGGTAAAAACAACAAGCGTTCCTGTTTAACATGTGAAAACAATACGGACATGCGTGCACGCTCCATGATCGTCTATGGCGGCAGGCATCGTACACTGAATACTTTAGGCGTAGTGTGATTTGGGCGGATATTTAAAAGTTAGAAGATTAGAAGCATTCAGcgatctttaataaaaaatatttttagagatATTGAGCAGTAATTATATTCTTTTATCTCAAGAAAACAGTTATTACCATGTGATAACAAGTTAAGTAGTTAAATTGAGGAAAtaggctgtttttttctttttaacaaatagTTTTCTTGTTATtccaataatttaaagaaaaaaagagaaatatttgaTACTCATTTATAAATGCGAATGCTGATTATACGTCACCTTAGGAATATAGCAGTAGATGATGCCATGTTTGTCATCCACAATAAAATTTTTAAAGTCTATGTCCCTCAAGTCGTCCAAGCTTTGGTTCACACCAGCACAGTATTTTCTTAGAAGGTCCTTTCTTAGATATTGCCGTTTTGTAGATCTCAGTACTGCAAAAACAGAGGAAGATATTCAATTCAAGCTCTGCTAAATCATTCACTAGCTGTAGCTGCTGGAGTGAAATAAGGAATcagaaatgaagcaaaatacacaaatgtttgagtcaaattaaaagattatattttacatgaaaatagtttattaatttaactaCATTATAAAACAATACTACTACAAACGTCTGGCTTTCTTTTGTAACACTGCAGCTACAACAAAGGTTTTAGATAAAGCAAAAATTAATACCTAGAGATTGCTGGTAAACATCCCATCCATGAGTTGTCAGAGTGATAAAAAGCATGCATCCCAACAGGAAAATGACAGCCATGAATCCTTTATTTGGTCCCatgatgttttcatttacaACTCACTTCCAACGaactaaaaacacaacagtaaaaGGGAAAGCCAATcgtgtttaaattaaatattcacaCATGATctgaaaaactcttaaaaagaaGAATGTTACTTACCAAACTGGagatatgtggaaaaaaatccaaactgataaaaatcaatacaagtgtgtttgtgttaagggtaaaatgataataataataatttaaaaaacagattttagaaaatataaggAGTCAAAAACCCCACTTCTGATCTGGGAATCTTTTAAGGCATCTTATGAAAGCATAACAGTGAAGTTATTCATTAGGATGTTGAGCTAAAATAAAGGAACTAAAAGCATGTCAGATAATTTTATCCAGCAGTAGGCGTGACTTGTTCAATCTTGTTCGACAAAATACagttgaacagaaaaaaagatcaaaaatttCCAGCTGCCTCCATGTGGCAGTGGGGTGTAAACAAAGTTTGCTTTATGGAGCAGTAAAAACAATCGCACCACCATCTTAAGCCAGCTTAGGTCACGCCTTCATTTCTGCACACTgtcaaaaaaacagaaggacAAAGCAGAGAGAGGAGAGTCTGACATGTGCAAATACAGAGGTTTATACATTCtagagagcaaaaaaaaaaggaatgttgAAATATTCGCTGGTTCTTCATTGGCTGAGAAATGAGTTACCTGATCTATGCTCAGGAAAACATATATGGCTACATGATATCCTTTGTCTTCTCTATACAGGTGAAGGTGTGTCAGTCTCTGCGCTAAACCAGTATTGAGTGTCTGTCTTTGACACTAATCTGACCTGCCTGTTGAAAATAACATGCCTCATGCTTAATGGTTACAAAACCTAAGTTGGTTCAAGGATGCAGTAAAATCTCAATTCATTCTTCTTTCTTGAAAACAGGCGAAATGATTAGTCAAGAATTGAGACAATCCAAATCCCTAAAGTGAGTCTtctgatactagcgcatgtccgcctCCTACAgctggtgcaaaatgtcaaagtgaattATGCTCCAGGCTGTTTCTTTCATATATGTATTCCGataatatgaaagacttggtgtcatggaGTTCCAGCATGGCAAAAACATCAATTATTAAGTTCCCCTTcattatcaattttcaaacagttggcccATCTGGGATTTAAAGGAACATCACAACGAAATCAGAGTCCCTGTTACGTCAGAGCTCGACCTGGTTAAACTTGCAATGCGCTTTCAATGGCCATGTGTTTTGTAGCCCAAATAAGATCGTGATCATGAAGGCAAACACAGGAACGCATATATACTGGCATTTACATAAACCTTTTATTGAAAGTAGTCGAACACAGCACGAGATGTACAAGtagtgttttagtaaaaaaacaaaagagcaggtagaactttttattttctaataaaattttgaatttaacatttaataaaaattattctaaattatataataaaaaaaataacttttgcttAAACTTGCcagaataacataaaaatataaataaaaaatattgtcaaaatggCTCACTTGTTTAAAGTGTGGCCTTATTTAGTATAAGAAGCCGTAAAACCTTTACCCTTAAATAATTGTCACATCCTTACATGAGAAAAATGGAGATccagactaaaaaaatgaattaataaaaatttcCCTGAATTAATTTCTTGCTCTTAAGATTGAaaattgtttatatatattactATTTTTGTACTAAgtaacttattttttgtaataaaaataaataaattcatttttatttactaaagaagactaaaaaaaaacatcaacaaagttattttaaacaaaaagttacatattttttcaatattttgtcaTATCAGAAGTCTGAATATAACCACtcctgtttaaattaaattattttaaaaattccctTTAAGAGTAAAGGACAAAACTGATAATacttatgttttaaatattggtTACATGTGTTTTTGGAGCaaaaagtcatgaaaaaaattgggaaaaattagcagaaaaacagtgtaaaaattaagtttttcagtttttaaaaaaagaaaatcaagccTGTTATACAACAGAAATCCAGAAACTTTCATTGAAAATAAggctgaacataaaaaaataccataATAATACAACTATGTagaaataa belongs to Oryzias melastigma strain HK-1 linkage group LG18, ASM292280v2, whole genome shotgun sequence and includes:
- the LOC112156251 gene encoding carbohydrate sulfotransferase 12 is translated as MGPNKGFMAVIFLLGCMLFITLTTHGWDVYQQSLVLRSTKRQYLRKDLLRKYCAGVNQSLDDLRDIDFKNFIVDDKHGIIYCYIPKVACTNWKRTLIALNNSEPYPDPMSFEHNWVHHFDRFKLLKDFPQAERKAKLNHYTKFLFVRDPFVRLISAYRDKMQQYNQYFYEGYVRVILQFYKNLTNLPYNHEVAKERGLQPSFYNFIQYLLDPKTEKKEPFEPHWRQMFRLCHPCLVEYDLVGHQETLQEDAQELLKILKLEDDIKFPPSYENMTSRNSVEDWFQSVPLEDRRKLYKLYERDFLLFGYRRPSELLDE